A stretch of the Streptomyces sp. NBC_00078 genome encodes the following:
- a CDS encoding LysR family transcriptional regulator: protein MPQPVLDIVALRSLTAIADCGGFHRAARSLALSQSAVSQHVRRLEKTLGGPVVEREGRGMRFTPQGRLLVEQARRILAVHDEAVRTLLDVDGDTVTIGSTEHAADQFLPRLTAAVQEVRPGCRVRFRIDRSARLVEAVERGSVDVAVYVTEAAATEGTPVGGLPLLWHATPGWEPPTAPAPVPLVAIEDPCAIRRRAIATLAAHGVQATVVGDAGYLAGVLDIARTGQGVALLAAVGPAPDGLTSYEGLPPVTPIPMSALARPGADPATVAAAFDAVRGLLR, encoded by the coding sequence ATGCCCCAACCTGTCCTCGACATCGTGGCCCTGCGCAGCCTGACCGCGATAGCCGACTGCGGCGGCTTCCACCGCGCGGCCCGCTCTCTCGCGCTCAGCCAGTCCGCGGTCAGCCAGCATGTACGCCGACTGGAGAAGACGCTCGGGGGCCCGGTCGTCGAACGTGAGGGCCGGGGCATGCGGTTCACCCCTCAGGGGCGCCTTCTCGTCGAGCAGGCTCGGCGCATCCTCGCCGTCCACGACGAGGCGGTGCGCACACTGCTCGACGTGGACGGCGACACCGTGACGATCGGTTCCACCGAGCACGCCGCCGACCAGTTCCTGCCACGCCTCACCGCGGCCGTCCAGGAGGTGCGGCCCGGCTGCCGGGTGCGGTTCCGCATCGACCGCTCGGCGCGGCTGGTCGAGGCCGTGGAGCGGGGCAGCGTGGATGTCGCGGTGTACGTAACGGAGGCCGCGGCCACCGAGGGCACGCCGGTCGGCGGCCTTCCCCTGCTCTGGCACGCAACGCCCGGCTGGGAGCCGCCGACCGCGCCGGCTCCCGTGCCGCTGGTCGCCATCGAGGACCCCTGCGCGATCCGCCGCCGGGCCATAGCGACGCTTGCCGCGCACGGGGTGCAGGCCACGGTCGTCGGCGACGCGGGATATCTGGCCGGCGTCCTCGACATCGCCCGCACGGGCCAGGGCGTGGCCCTGCTCGCCGCGGTCGGCCCGGCACCGGACGGCCTGACCTCCTACGAGGGGCTGCCCCCGGTCACCCCGATCCCCATGAGCGCGCTGGCCCGCCCGGGGGCGGATCCGGCGACGGTGGCGGCGGCGTTCGACGCCGTACGGGGACTGTTGCGCTGA
- a CDS encoding nuclear transport factor 2 family protein — MKAEREIYRTFYTFFRLVDTGRYRQLVECFTKDTLIEYDVMAGPTQRFHGRDDFAAFVSAGRAGRHEPTVAHVVGQTLIEWTDGRPQPSAGTVLHQKGGYTWTPGAAPRRHLDPRAHRVGRPPHGNHVNAGAYLSATVPVRRRTPPPPSPDPPPGGPARSWGSG; from the coding sequence ATCAAGGCCGAGCGGGAGATCTACCGGACCTTCTACACGTTCTTTCGGCTGGTGGACACGGGCCGGTACCGGCAGCTCGTGGAGTGCTTCACGAAGGACACGCTGATCGAGTACGACGTGATGGCCGGGCCGACCCAGCGCTTCCACGGGCGCGACGACTTCGCCGCCTTCGTGTCCGCGGGCCGGGCCGGCCGGCACGAGCCCACGGTCGCGCACGTCGTGGGACAGACCCTGATCGAGTGGACCGACGGGCGGCCCCAACCTTCCGCCGGCACCGTGCTCCACCAGAAGGGCGGCTACACCTGGACTCCAGGGGCAGCGCCCCGACGGCACCTGGACCCCCGTGCCCATCGGGTCGGACGCCCGCCTCACGGAAATCACGTAAACGCGGGAGCTTATCTCAGCGCAACAGTCCCCGTACGGCGTCGAACGCCGCCGCCACCGTCGCCGGATCCGCCCCCGGGCGGGCCAGCGCGCTCATGGGGATCGGGGTGA
- a CDS encoding PDR/VanB family oxidoreductase, which produces MSAYEAELVVDGREPAADGVLALTLRHPLGEELPAWEPGAHVDVVLGPELERQYSLCGDPADRSVWRIAVLREPDGRGGSAHVHEQLRLGDKVRVRGPRNHFRLEPAPRYRFVAGGIGITPILPMLAAAEAAGAEWTLLYGGRTRNSIAFTEELGRYGDRVTVSPQDETGLLDLGSALDDLPEGTLVYCCGPGPLLDAVEERCPAQRLRVERFSPKAQVGGENGEFEVELAQSGRTVTVAADVSVLDAVRAAGVEVLFSCTEGTCGTCETDVLEGTPDHRDSVLTDAERESGETMMVCVSRCRGKRLVLDL; this is translated from the coding sequence ATGAGCGCCTACGAAGCCGAACTCGTCGTCGACGGCCGTGAGCCGGCCGCCGACGGCGTGCTCGCCCTCACTCTCCGCCACCCTCTCGGCGAGGAGCTGCCGGCCTGGGAGCCGGGCGCCCATGTCGACGTCGTGCTCGGGCCGGAGCTGGAACGGCAGTACTCGCTGTGCGGTGATCCCGCGGACCGTTCGGTGTGGCGGATCGCCGTGCTGCGGGAGCCGGACGGGCGCGGCGGATCCGCCCATGTGCACGAGCAGTTGAGGCTGGGCGACAAGGTGCGGGTGCGCGGTCCGCGCAATCACTTCCGGCTGGAGCCGGCGCCTCGATACCGGTTCGTCGCGGGCGGCATCGGCATCACCCCGATCCTGCCGATGCTCGCCGCGGCGGAGGCCGCGGGAGCGGAGTGGACGCTGCTGTACGGCGGTCGTACACGCAACTCCATCGCTTTCACCGAGGAGTTGGGGCGCTACGGGGACCGGGTGACCGTCTCCCCTCAGGACGAGACCGGGCTGCTGGACCTCGGCTCCGCGCTGGACGACCTGCCCGAGGGCACGCTCGTCTACTGCTGCGGCCCCGGGCCGCTGCTGGACGCGGTCGAGGAGCGGTGCCCGGCGCAGCGGCTGCGCGTCGAGCGGTTCTCGCCCAAGGCCCAAGTGGGCGGCGAAAACGGCGAGTTCGAGGTGGAGCTGGCGCAGAGCGGGCGTACCGTCACGGTCGCTGCGGACGTCTCCGTGCTGGACGCCGTCCGTGCCGCCGGTGTCGAGGTGCTGTTCTCCTGCACCGAGGGCACCTGCGGCACCTGCGAGACCGACGTGCTGGAGGGCACGCCTGACCACCGGGACTCGGTGCTCACCGACGCCGAACGGGAGAGCGGGGAGACGATGATGGTCTGTGTGTCCCGCTGCCGTGGGAAGCGGCTTGTACTGGACCTGTGA
- a CDS encoding acyl-CoA dehydrogenase family protein, translated as MTVTADEVTDAGAGQADWLHIAREMADDLATDAVEREQAGKAPLDEVSRLRESGLLTLPAPAELGGGGGDWRTACAVIRTVAAADGAIGHLLGNHYFLFCSARFFADRTRAARIERESTAGQWCWGGGIASHEPPLILTPTAGGYLLNGYQRYATGVGIADRLVVRAAKYGTGEPLAVLVDPARSGVVSGSSGDVFGQRLAAGGGVEFDSVPVAADDVLGSLSPDEGVLSPFASLAAPTARLVSVQFCLGVAEGLLAEVRECGRGMRSPWQPFSPQPWPDSPPQDPYALTVYGELTVVARAASALAEQAVDALVRGLVQGEDLDDEECAEIAVLASVAESAASRAAQEITTRALDVIGADAASARHGLDRFWRNARTHTLREPVAHRLLEVGDYFLNGAHPPFALPA; from the coding sequence ATGACGGTGACGGCGGACGAGGTGACCGACGCGGGAGCCGGGCAGGCCGACTGGCTGCACATAGCCCGTGAGATGGCGGACGACCTGGCCACGGACGCGGTCGAGCGCGAACAGGCCGGCAAGGCACCGCTCGACGAGGTGTCGCGGTTGCGCGAGTCGGGACTGCTGACACTGCCGGCGCCGGCCGAACTCGGGGGAGGCGGTGGGGACTGGCGCACGGCCTGCGCGGTCATCCGGACCGTCGCCGCGGCCGACGGGGCCATCGGCCACCTGCTGGGCAACCACTACTTCCTGTTCTGCAGCGCCCGGTTCTTCGCCGACCGCACGCGTGCCGCCCGCATCGAGCGGGAGTCGACGGCGGGGCAGTGGTGCTGGGGAGGCGGTATCGCCTCACATGAACCACCACTCATCCTGACCCCCACGGCGGGCGGCTATCTGCTCAACGGCTACCAGAGGTACGCCACCGGAGTCGGGATCGCCGACCGGCTGGTGGTTCGAGCCGCCAAGTACGGGACCGGTGAGCCGTTGGCCGTCCTGGTCGACCCCGCCCGCTCGGGCGTCGTGAGCGGCAGCAGCGGGGACGTCTTCGGTCAGCGGCTGGCGGCCGGTGGCGGCGTGGAGTTCGATTCCGTGCCGGTCGCGGCCGACGATGTGCTCGGCTCCCTCTCGCCGGACGAGGGCGTCCTGTCACCCTTCGCCTCTCTGGCCGCGCCGACAGCGCGTCTGGTCTCCGTCCAGTTCTGTCTTGGCGTGGCAGAGGGCCTGCTGGCCGAGGTTCGCGAGTGCGGAAGGGGCATGAGGTCCCCCTGGCAGCCCTTCTCGCCTCAGCCCTGGCCGGACAGCCCGCCGCAAGATCCGTACGCGCTGACCGTGTACGGCGAGCTCACCGTCGTCGCACGTGCCGCGTCCGCCCTGGCCGAGCAGGCGGTGGATGCCCTGGTGCGCGGCCTCGTACAGGGCGAGGATCTCGACGACGAGGAGTGCGCGGAGATCGCCGTCCTCGCGAGCGTGGCCGAGTCTGCCGCCTCCCGGGCCGCGCAGGAGATCACCACCCGTGCCCTGGACGTCATCGGCGCCGACGCCGCCTCCGCGCGGCATGGCCTCGACCGCTTCTGGCGCAACGCCCGGACACACACCCTGCGCGAGCCGGTCGCCCACAGACTGCTCGAGGTGGGCGACTACTTCCTCAATGGCGCGCACCCACCCTTCGCCCTTCCAGCCTGA
- a CDS encoding Rrf2 family transcriptional regulator, translating to MRISARADYAVRAALELAAAGGEASLKAEAIAAAQGIPHKFLEGILGDLRRGGLVVSQRGGKGGYRLARPADSIAIADVIRVADGPLVSPANSGPSETSCRG from the coding sequence ATGCGGATCTCGGCGCGGGCGGACTATGCGGTGCGGGCGGCACTGGAGCTGGCCGCAGCAGGGGGCGAGGCCTCGCTCAAGGCCGAGGCGATCGCCGCGGCACAGGGCATCCCGCACAAATTCCTGGAGGGCATCCTCGGCGACCTGCGCCGGGGCGGTCTTGTGGTCAGCCAGCGGGGCGGCAAGGGCGGCTACCGGCTCGCCCGCCCGGCGGACTCGATCGCCATCGCCGACGTCATCCGCGTCGCGGACGGCCCGCTGGTCTCACCGGCCAACTCAGGTCCCTCAGAGACCAGTTGCAGAGG
- a CDS encoding aromatic ring-hydroxylating dioxygenase subunit alpha — protein sequence MPHITAFARNQWYVAAYSHEVGREELLGRTVLDEPLVFYRTEEDGTPVALADRCVHRRFPLHEKPSRLDGDRIVCGYHGFTYDTTGTCVYVPGQKRVPRTARVASYPVVEQDSLVWVWIGDPALADAQKIPRARHLASPGWTTVRGMEPIDADYGLLVDNLLDLSHETYLHGGYIGTPEVAETPITTEVDEGAGIVRVSRHMDDAECPPFYAKSTGIEGRITRWQDIEYHAPCLYLLHSRIAPVGVVPEADGSDPNGFHTEITYAITPSNDGHVYDFWMVSRDWAIGNTEVTEFLRGNNHTVVMQDVDALNLLQKTLGTERTGYQELSINIDTGGLAARRILARLVEEGDKPVETVL from the coding sequence ATGCCGCACATCACCGCTTTTGCCAGGAACCAGTGGTACGTCGCCGCCTACAGCCACGAGGTCGGGCGCGAGGAGTTGCTCGGCCGGACGGTTCTGGACGAGCCCCTCGTGTTCTACCGGACCGAGGAGGACGGGACGCCCGTCGCACTCGCCGACCGCTGTGTGCACCGCCGGTTCCCACTGCACGAGAAGCCCAGCAGGCTCGACGGCGACCGCATCGTGTGCGGGTATCACGGGTTCACCTACGACACGACCGGGACCTGCGTGTACGTGCCCGGTCAGAAGCGCGTACCGCGCACCGCTCGTGTCGCCTCCTACCCCGTGGTCGAGCAGGACTCGCTGGTGTGGGTGTGGATCGGCGACCCGGCGCTCGCGGACGCGCAGAAAATCCCGCGGGCGCGACACCTCGCTTCCCCCGGCTGGACGACCGTCCGTGGCATGGAGCCCATAGACGCCGACTACGGGCTGCTCGTCGACAACCTCCTCGACCTGTCGCACGAGACCTATCTGCACGGCGGTTACATCGGCACCCCCGAGGTCGCCGAGACGCCGATCACCACCGAGGTCGACGAGGGCGCGGGCATCGTGCGGGTCAGCCGGCACATGGACGACGCCGAATGCCCGCCGTTCTACGCCAAGTCCACCGGGATCGAGGGCCGGATCACGCGCTGGCAGGACATCGAGTACCACGCGCCGTGCCTGTATCTGCTGCACAGCCGCATCGCGCCGGTGGGTGTGGTGCCGGAGGCGGACGGCAGCGACCCGAACGGCTTCCACACCGAGATCACGTATGCCATCACGCCGTCCAACGACGGCCATGTGTACGACTTCTGGATGGTCTCGCGCGACTGGGCGATCGGCAACACGGAGGTCACGGAGTTCCTGCGGGGCAACAACCACACCGTGGTCATGCAGGACGTCGACGCGCTCAACCTGCTGCAGAAGACGCTCGGTACGGAGCGCACCGGGTACCAGGAGCTGAGCATCAACATCGACACCGGCGGCCTGGCCGCCCGCCGTATCCTCGCCCGCCTGGTCGAGGAGGGCGACAAGCCCGTGGAGACGGTCCTGTGA